aacctagaaaatacggtcgaggcaagtgttggacactttgtccttaagacaagtttacgccCCACTACGGTTTTCATGGTTGGTCGGCGCATGTGTCCCAAGATACAACAATCACgtccttgtaatagtagcactccaaatcacaaggctcCATGAACTACAATTATGttgaaaactctctcatatAGAATCAATGAGACTCTCTAATATTTAGTGCACTCTATATATGATTATGTAAACAATGAAAAGTTATTTTGTGATTATAGGGggcttccctatttatagaatgtgaGATACCTCTTTGGAAAGCATGTGACTATTCATGAAGAGTCAAAAGTTGCAAATCTTCATTTGAGTAGACATATCCTTCTACCAAAAGGCTCCACTTCTAATTTCCaatcaattaataaatttaatttaataatattattattaaatctTCCAACAATTATTGCATTTGAGGAGTTGTGCCCCAAAAAAAATGTTAAGAGGGGCTATGTTTGGCTAGCCTGATGCCCCTTTGGGCAAATAATGGTCTGATAGGCTCCACAAAATTATAGCCTAGCCATTGGTTGGAGAAAATCAGGTCATTTTTTTGGCTTTTAGACCTTGAGCCCTCTctattggagatggcctaagagaAGGAGAGGTTGGACCACACATGGGCCAATCATAACTCGAGTTTGAACTTGACACAAATGTTATACGTCCTCAATATCATATGTTAGTTGAATTTAAaatatctcacttacaagtaaaaatgaATACTACTAAACCTTCGTACTAGTTGTTGGCCTCATTTAGTTATTGAGACAAACACACTTGTAACCAAAGTTAGTGATTGATTCATAAAATCTTTATTATTGCACCCAAAAAATCCAGTGAGGACCTAAGTTGAGAACcttaacttgaaaattacatgTGGGATCCAGTTTGTAATATTTCATAATTTGAATCAACTATTTTTAGGGTCAGTTTGGGAAGAGCAACTTACTTGGCATGGACTATGACATCATGTACCAATGATACAACATCATGTGGATAGAAACTTACACGTGCCGTTATACCATTGGCACAGGACATCACGATAATAGTGTACTTGTATTATGTAAGTCATCCAATTTAGAGTAATTTTTTAAGAGTCAAAATACTTGAGAAGAGATTACATAAAGAAACGCATTGAAAGTGTTTTTTCCACAGAGTGATTCTAGCCCTCTTAAGAACACTCTCAAATGAGCTGAATCACACTTCAGAGTAACCTTTTaaaggacataaattatcaaatgCACACCATATGTAAATAAATAGGTACGGAATATACGACCCTTGTAGTTTGTCTATTTTGAGGAGAGCAACTTATATAGATTGGCTACACCACCACAGTAGCGTCCCAGTTCAATCACAAAATGTCATGTATCAATCTAGTTACGACATTGTGTTATTAGGCCGAGCGCTACCGTGATGTTGTACCAAGTCCATCTAAATCATTTtcctattttcagggactatCAAAGATTGTTCACACAAATCATTCAAATCGAAAATGAAGTACTTGTTAAATTCGAATAAATAGACGGACATTGTGCACTTCATAAACCCAACGAAGACGTTCCACAATCCTCAAACCAACAAACGATGCAGTGAGGCACACCATTAGCTTCACGTCTCGTCCATTTCCGCTGGAAATCCTCAAATACGTGCTGCTTATGTGATTGTCAACAAGAGACGATAGAGTTCCCAAGCACCCGTAATTATTTCACCGTGCAAGCATGTAATAAGGTTGGAGAACCCCAAACTTGCAGCAAGATTCAAGCCTTCAATAGCAGCACCTCCTCTGAAAATACCCAACTCATCTCGAATCACTACTCCGAAGCCAGCGCTTTACAAAGAACACCAAGCACCATCAGAATTCACCTTAACAAAATTCCATCAGCAGGGCACCAAAACTCATTAGTAGCATTAATATGTGGAGCCTCATGTCTCAAGAAAGCCGATGGCTGCACAGTCCTATAAACCTCAAACGCCTCGCCGATTATCTAAATTACTCTCTTTGGCTCTAGCAGCACATCATTGTACAAAAACGCACACCTTGCTTTTCAAATCTCCCACAAGTAATGCTAGCTAGCGAATGAAAAGTGTCCAGCTGCTCTCCCTTTGCCCATCTCgaatttttttcaaaaccaaGAGTGGTAACTTCATTATTTTTCATCCTGTAATTCATAGTACCAAAGTCCATGCACACTGGACATAGGCCATTTGAGGTGATATGCCAGCTAGAAATATTCTCTCATAAGGAACTCGAGGAAGGGCTTTAATCTTCCATAAATCTTCCAAACTGTGGAGTTGTTAATAAGTACAATAGCAGTGTCACCGAATGTGGCCTTCAGCTACAATCCTTTATAATTTGCATGACGATGGTCTTTTTCAGctcaaatttttgaaaaaaaaaaaacataaacaagAAGAGTGCGGTATTTTACACTACAATGTCAAGGTACCAAACAAAGTAGAAAAACTTCTAGTAAGTCATCTAAACATTCCCACCATTTGACAGCAGTATGTAACACGTTGATTCCATCAGAAATCTCCAAATAGTTACTTGTAACTAGACCATGAAAGAAATCAACGTAAAACTGCAACTTATACTGAATTACAATGTACGAGAAATAAGAGCTAAGCCTATGATCTTCTATGGATTTTCTTGACCAAGAGGTAAAGACCAAAAGAATCAGACCACAACCAAAAAGGATGCTGAAAGAGCTATACTTTATGTGAGGACGGCATCATTCACCTTCATTTCCATAACTCAAATTAACAAGTTTTTATTGAGACGGTAACATAATTAGCAACAATGACAGTTTGAAGACTAAACCATATCAATATATAACACCTACTACATGCCTTAAACAAGTAGAACAATACAAAACTAACTTACATCTTTACAGGACCGCATCCTACATCCACAAAAATCTCCGTTATTCAAAAACTAAACTCGATAGATAGGGGTTTTAGTATTTTTCcataaaactaaacaaaagGGCAAGGGAGATCTCACAAGGTTAGAGTGCTTCAAAGGTCTTCTTGCAGAGTGTTGACTAAGCACGGGATGTCTCTCATGATCCAGTTAGTGCACACACAGACAGCACTTGCACTCTGAAGCTATTAGTGCCTTCCCAAATCAATATGGTCTCTTCCTAGCCCAAGTGAGGAAGGCTCTAAGGAAGCTTCTGACCTCCTCAAATCTATTTCCAGTTCCTTCTGTCTCAGTTGCAGTACCCTTCTCTCGTTCTCTAATTTCATTCTCTCATTCTCTAGTCTCAACCTCTCCAGTTCCCTGTCTTTCTTGCTACAATATCTTAGCCATTTATACCTCTGCTTCTCAATCTCCAAAGCTTCAGCCTGGAAGCTGACTCTTTGCTCTTGGAGTTGCTGCTTCTGTTTCTTGATCCAATCTCTTCGCTCCCATAAAGACTTCATTGGGTCTTGAAAAATCTCACCCATTTCAACTTGAAAACTATCGAGAAGAACATATTGCGGCCACAAATGGCCATCTTCTTCCCTAGCCCTCTTCATCTCACCCATTTTTCTCATTCTCTCCCTATCGTTATTGGCATCATTATCATCTTCATTGTCTAATTCATCATCCTCACTATCATGGTTTTCTTCAGCTTCTTCTTCTGCGGATCCATTATCGTCTTTCGAGCACCTCCCAAGAGGTAGAGAATAACCATGGTGATCGAGATCTTGGCAGTCAGGTGTCCTCTGTCCATTATGATAAGCACACATTTCTTTATAAAACAAGTGTTTTGAGCTCAGTATCTTCCTAACGTCATCCTTCAACTTGGCAGAGAGGTGGGGCATTGCATCCATAAGAGCAGGATTCTCTACCACTCTACAACTAGTTCCTCTCCCGAGATTATCGTTCAACCTCTTGTACCTTTTGTTCAAGTCATTAAACTTGTCTTCACACTGCTGAGGAGAGACATGACAACCTTTACTAATCATTAGTTTTGACACAGTCTTCCACTTACCCTTCTTCTGTAATATCCCAGATTTCCTCTTAAGCCCCTCACCGCCTTCAACCGAACCATCATCACCCACGCAAGCAACAACATCTATAAGAAGCCTGACCACATTATCTGTCCACTTCATTCGCTGCCACGGACATCCCTTTTTGCCCTTGGCACCCTCAATGCTCTCATCATCTGTATAATTTTGTTCATCTTCATCACTTAAGTTGTAACCGTTATTGGCATTAAAGGAAGCAACAACCTTCCCTTTGCCAATAATCGAACCAACTTTTGGGATTGACCCTTTCACTTCCACAAGCCCAATGGGATGGCGATCGCCTGCAACGCCCCCCATCACATTCATGTGATGTTGTTGATGTCCTAACAATTGATGACCCAACTGCATCTCTTGGCGTCTAGGAACCGGCGATTCGAGGTCTAGTATCCCCCCACTAGGACCAGACAAAAACCCACCTCCCAACTCTGAACCATCCATCTTGCCACACTCAATCACAATGCCCTAATATCCAATTTAGTTTTTAACAAAAAGCAAGAGAAAATCGGAAACTAAAAGCTTCGATCCTGAAAATCAACTCAAACCCCATACACAGACGGTTGGCATATCTCAGCTGTCGACTAAGAACAGATTAGGAAACAAAAAATTCCCATAACCAAGTCTGATGCAACTTGTTGGTTTACCAGAGAGGCTTTTTCATCTACTAGCACCGAAAACAATGGAAAGGTTTTAACACTCACAGTTTCTTTCACACTCCTCCattttctcaccaaccaaacagATGGTATCTCGAGATTCCCATAATGCCCAATAGACCAACTAATGGCAATCACTCAATGCCTATTCAGGGATATATGTCGACACCCAAAACTTGTGACTGAATGTAAACCGAACCCTGAAACTCCAAAAAGATCCAATCTTGATGTTTACCAAGTTGTGGAAATTTTCCTAGAAAGTTGAACAAGGAGTTATAACACTAATTGATCCAAAGTCCAAACATGAAGAGTAAATTAATCCAAATTCCAAATATAGACTCCATATCAAAGAAAAAGCATAGATTTTTGGAAGCATATATACCTTTTCAAGATCGAACACGAGGACTTGTACCAATCAGTGAAGAAAGCTTGAACTGAGGTTTGAGAGAGGTTTCAGCGACGAGTTAAAAGTGGTGACCAGTTTTAAACTGTTTTGAGTTTGAATCGAACGAGTTAAAAGTAGAATGTACGAAGAACTCACCGCCGTTTATTACATTGACTGTCTGTAGCGGAGTCAAATGCAATGAACAGTGGTGGTTGGTAGTACGATGTTATCCTATTGGTTTCTTAAGACGGATCCTTTTCCAATGGATACTAGCATCCGTGATCTCatccattcatcgtatatcgtacagttataaattattttaaaattaaatataaatagtacataACGAAAATTGATCGcatgatatacaatgaacgaatgAGATCACAGAATCCTTAGGATCCTTAGAAAAATAATCCGACAAGGATCCTTGACATCACCGTAAGtttcgaaaaaataaaaataggaaaaataaaataaaatgtgcgGGCTTGAGGCAGATCGAGGCGAGGATGTTGAAATCTTTTTTGGGTAAATGCTACAAGACAAAATTTACGAAAGTGTCAATTTGCAAACATAGACCAAGCGagtaaaggtttttttttttttttttttgtttttttaaattcttgTGATTGTGTTTAGATTTGACTTTTTCCAATACGATTGCGGATTAAGGAAGGAATGCATGATGGTCGAGGTTTCTCCGTGCCTTGAGCACAACAATTTTTGAACGAGCGTAAAGTGTGTTGTTCATGTGGAAGTGAAGTATATTTGTCTCTAACGGATGTGAAGCATGTTGTCTTTGACGGACGTGAAGATTGTTGTCTTTGGCGAATGTGATATGGATTTGGGGATGATGTAATCACTGAATTGATGAGAAATCACATCAACCTAGACAAACAGATGAATGAATCGAAATGATAAGTAATCAATTTACAATGCTCCTATTGCAAGCTGTTGGGCACCTTTTTGCCGAGTTGGGTATGGACCACGATAGAAACTGTCTACCCTCCTGGTTGGTTTTTGGCCCGAGTCTTAAAATACTTTGAAAGAATTAGCACGTTTTAAGAAGTATTCCAGTTGAATCAATGACTCTAATTTAGCAATGATTGCATGATTATGTAAATTGTAACTTGCCTAAATGAAGCGTAGCGTGAAAGCTAAAAGTTCAATGttttagtgagagagagagagagagagactatgCGTGCATGCATGGTTAAAAGATAGCTAATCTAGGATTTCTAATTCTTTGGCAGTTTTACAGAGACTAAGGAAGCTTATGGGGAAATCCAAAATGAAAGGAAAGCTTATCCTTAAAAGAACTAAGGTTTCCTGCACATAGAGAAAGTTTGCTCTGCTTGGTGCATTCTTGCCCTTGTCCTAGTTGTCATCATTCCTCCTCCTTGTTGcgttatttttcattttattggtGTAGGGATCCTTTCCGGTTTCACCTAGGGAATCCCTTAGTTTCCTTATTTCTTCCTATTTTGGCtaattcttctcttcttcttccatggGCACATCTATAGCATTTGTCTTTGGTGTAACATTGAAGAATGTTACTAGCCTTGTGACGACTGGGTTGAACACACTACCCATAGTGTTTTCTTCCAGCATTAGTACACAGACTCTATCTTTGGCAACGCTCCTCCTTGTTttcctttcttgtttttctatgtaATCTTGGAAGGGAAGTGTTCCTTTTCTCTCTATTAATGAGGCGCGCAGCTCTATATTTGAACGTGATCTTGTAGGCGGTCCAGTTTTGGGTTTGGTTGTTTCATAAATGTCCTATTTGGTTTGTAAGGTAAAGAGAAAACTTGGTTTGTTCTCTCTTAAACTTTCCCACGTGAAGCCAAAGATTATGGGTTGGACTTTTGGTGCTCCAAGCATCCCAATGTCTTCCACAACCCTCGTTCCACGTAAGGCCAGTAAACTTCCACAACCATCCACACTACGATCCACTTGGTAAGCCTCAAGATGTGGCTTGGGCCCACTTTAACATGTAGCGTGGTTGGCGTGATTTATTTACAACGTTAGCATTGTAATAGGGTTTGGTGTGATAAACATGTATGAATATGCACGGGTTTAGCGTGATTATACAAATGTCCAATTTATATATTATCTGTTTTTTGCATGAATTTAAGCTTGGGTTGTTACACTTCTATAGTTGGGCTTTGAGATATGATTGGACTTGTAGGTGATTTTTGAAACCTTGACACAAGcatttaaagagaaaaaaactAAATGGCGATAAATTAAAGTGcaatcaaatttttttgttaaatgatagattcaattttttttgtcaaacgatagatttgttagattagagagCCGACGGGGTTTGAAACCATGCTATGATGCAAGGACAACGCTCCTCTCCATCACTGTGGTAGAGGATCACTTGCTAAAGTGCAATCAATTTAAAtggtaaaaaataattaattgatttgtaagaaagaaaaacaaatttattgTCGCACTCAAAGAATTCCACGTATATGTAtttcttttgttgaacaaattacttccattaaaaaataaacaaataaaaaaaaaaaaaaaaaaactagtacaaggaagagagagaccAAAAGACATCCAACaacaggaaaaaagaaaaaacaataaaaaggccCTAAAAGAGATAGCTAAACAACAACAGATAGAGTAAAAAACTCAAGCAAAATGAGAGCTCCAACCCAAGATACAACGGGAGACACACACATACTTAGGCCCCTAGGCAGCAAgaacaaacaacaaaaaaaactctAACCTTAAGCAGTATAAGCCTACGCGCCATCACCAACACATCCTTGAAAGAAGTCAAACTTCTAACTGGGAAAGTAAACACCGAATTCAAATCCCTTTCACGAACCCCTTCAAATATACACAAAGAAAGTACCATATGGATAGAAGTGAGGTTAAGGGAGTATGTAAAATACCTTTACTATGGTTGAACTGCAGAACACATGGCCTCGATGGgggagagaaagtgagagaggGAAGTGGATTTAATATCCAATTTTGAATCAGTGACCGCATATCCGAGCACATGATGGGGTGATGATGGAATATCATGGCTAATAAAGAGGGATGAAAGAAAAGCAAATAACAAAAAGAAGTAAAAGCAAGCGAAAAACGCCGGATGAAGGGCATGGCTCAGAAGATAATTGAGACCAAGCTCAAAGAAAACTgagataaaactaaaaaaaaaaaaatcgaaataaaagAGGGGAGAAGACTGGAAAGAGGGGGTGGCATGTTGTAAAAGGGAATGGACAGAGGAGTTGGGAAGGAAAAAAGAGGGAAAGGGCAGAGGACATGGGAGTGAAGGAGGAAAATAGAAGGGTATAGCCAGCCCCCCAGGGAGGGGGGTGAGAGGGGGGCGAGGATTGCCACTGGCACCCAAGCCAAAGGATAAGGCCGGCGGCGAACAGTTTCCTGGGTTTATGTTCAATAAGGACTAAACGCAATCTAAATTGGAAGAGTTTCACTTCAAAACCAGAACAAACTAGTtagattttgacaaaaaaattctAAGGAAACCAAAGCAATGTCGAACGGTTTTTTCGTGTGGATTGGGcatattcacaaaaaaaaaaaaaaaaaaaaaaagtcaaaagtTTTTGCCACTTAGAATTAcgggtggatttttttgccaaattgccaaCTGTACCATATCGATAATGGCACGGTATTGTACTGAAACTAAATTTTGTGGTACGGTATTGGTATTCAATACCATTACTGATGGTATTAATGTATCAtacagaaaatatattttatataatatatataatattttaataataaaaatggtATTCAACTTCAATTCTTGTTCTAAATGCTACTAATAAGTTCAATGCCTCcaatttttatttggtttgaaaatttaatttctatttgaattttaaacttaacttctatttgatttggtttgtaacttctatttggattgtaataTTAAtttccatcatgaatcttaatGCGTCATTTGACTTATTATACATGTATGAATTGTGAATAATGAATGattgatgaatttaggctaCCTTATATGAGATAGAGGCACAAAAATGGTCTTACCCTTGAAttggttgaaaaataaaataaaatgttggcCAAGAAAAGTGGCTCAAAACAAAATGACaattaccattaccataccaTACCAATCGAACTACTTGACATATCGAAATTTGGTATACTGAAAGTTTGGTGCAGTAGTGATAATAGATTTTGTCAAACCAAAaatttggtacggtaattggcATAGAGGTTTTGGTACTGTAATCATACCGAACCCATCCCTAATTAGAATAACAAAATCCCTTAACTTGTTATATGTTTTAATTTTCTAATACGTCAAACCATCTTAAAATCCAATATTTCCTTGacaatttatttccttttcaatCCGAGGCTCCGATAACAAGAGCTTGACATTTTGCATACACTTTTGCACTCTTATCACTTGAATGAGGGAAGGAGATTTGAACATGGGATATAAGAAATCAAACGACGCCAAAATGTCTCCCACTAAACTCATATTtgtttggttaatattttagtCAAAATTGAAGCTTTAGACCCTAACTTTGATTGAAATAGAACTGTAGTCTTTGAATTAAAATTAGTCCATCCCAACTTATGCCCTTTATTTGCCCTTTGAACGTTTTATTTCGGATGAAAGTTCTAACAATGTTACAGCAAAAAGACCATTATTTCACATTATTAGAATCCTtcattttggatgaaaattctaataatattaCGACAGAATGACTATTATTCCACATTActacaaattcaagaacaaatacacataaatttttagttgaggacgAAAGTCCAAAGACCAGTCTCTCCAATCCCCTCTTAATACGACATGTCATTTCTTGTTCGTTTCTGTCTTCCAAGGAGAGGAGATATTCTTTTGGGCCATGACCCAATCTCCCAGGCATCTTTCTCTTCTCCTCTTTCCATTCCACCCAAAAACCCAAACCTTTCATTTCATTTGCTCCGAAGAGATGGCTATGTCCAGCCTTCTCTCTCCCACCACCCCTCTCACCGTCACCCTCTCTCACTCCAAACCCCTCCTCCGCCTCCACTCCCCCTTCCTCTTCTCTCTAAACCACCATCACTCCATCCTCACTAAACACACCAACAAAATCAAACCCAGAAGACCACTCACCACAACCCAATCCAAAGGCACCGACGACTCCGTCGACGCCCCCGACCGCCTCATCTCCGCCGTCTGCTACTTCTACCCCTTCTTCGACGGCATCCAGTACGGAAAATACGTGATTACCCAGTTCACCGCCATCCAAACTCTCATCCAGCCGTTGATTCCAGCCATCAGGGTCTTCAAGAGCTTCCCCTTCAATGggtttttggtatttttaaccCTTTACTTTGGGGTGGTtagaaactcaaattttagcAGATATGTGAGGTTCAATACCATGCAAGTGATTGTGCTTGATGTGCTGCTGATTTTTCCGGATTTGTTGGAGAGGAGCTTTAACCCGAAAGACGGGTTGGGATTGGATGTGCTGATGAGCTTGGATAGTACTGTGTTTCTCTTCCTTTTGGTGTGTTTGGTTTATGGGTCTGCTTCTTGCGTTTTGGGTCAGGTGCCCAGATTGCCCATTGTAGCTGAAGCTGCTGAGAGGCAAGTTCCTTagagctttttttttcttttttggtagcTACTTGATTATGTTTTagccaaaagaagaaagaagttcATATAGTAGAATTTGTTGTTGTAATTggcattatatttatatttgttgaaTTATATTGAAATTGTGGTATTTACTTTTTTTGTTAGTTCGAGCCACATTCTAATTTATCTTATCTAAACTACGGCAAGGAGATAAAGGGTTTGTGGGGTTTGTAGCTTAGTTGGTTAAGAGCATTTACTTTGCACACGAGATCACGAGTTCGAATTTGGGTGTAGATGAGCACACTGTTGTAGTCAGCTTAGCTACACCGAGGTTTGTATTAGAACCTTAGTATGAATAATGATGTGGTATTTTCTTATGGGGAAGGTAATCTGATTGAATGAAGAATGAATCATCAAGTATGAAAACTGTGATTCAGTTTGCAAGATCATATCCATATTTCCTGTCCTTTTTGCTGTTAGTGTCACCCAATGTACTTCAAAGGGAAGCAGGAACAAGGAACCGAAAACCCTTCTTGTAGTTTCTATACCATGTTGATTTGTGTGTTCCAAAATCAAAGCTTGCAACCACAAATGtttgaaataatttttaaacttgtttcttctttttgcaATTTTGGGTAGTGTTTTTACCAATCTTTGATTCGTTGTTCGAGTTATAGATTTTGTAACTTGTATTTAGATATAAGAGTTCTTACCCGTGGCATAAACCTTCCCTACTATCAATTGTATACAACCATTTGTTTATCTGTCTCGTCACGTGTTCTCATTATGAAGAGGAATTTCTTCAAATGTTTTTCCCTTCTCAAGTAAGTCCCTCATAACTCATAAGATAACTCATGAGGCATGTCATCATCTAAGAAATCCATATAGAAGAGCAATAAAAACAAGACATGAGATGTATTAGGTGTATTAAGACATTGAAATCAGTGTTGAGTTTACGTGACCTCAAGACAGGGGATTAGGTTTTTATCCAGTTAAGTTTTCTCGACTCTGGAACAGCCTATAGGCAGCAATGGTAAGAGCTAGAcatgtaaacgggtcgggtttattgggtttgggttgggttcaacccgacctgttaagctAACGAGTCacccgaacccgacccgttaagctaacgggtcatccgtttcacccgttaacaattattattattatttttttgcataaagtttattttttgttattaagattttactaaaatgactaaaatatcCTTAACTAACGGGTCTTAACGGGtcctaacgggtctaacgggttgatccaaagtgacccgttatttaacgggttcgTCCGTTAGCAATCCGACCCATTAAGCATCCActtaaatacaaatattaacgggttgggtcgggtcgggttaacgggttgggtccaaaatgccaggcctaGTAAGAGCCGGTAAGCATGGTAACTCGGCGACCAATGCCGGCGCTCTACCTAGGTTCCACTCTTACGTATGCCCTACCTCACATAGAAGAAGCGGAACCCCTTCACTAGAGGAACCGGGTGGGAGGTAGGGGGTTAAATCATTCATTCATCACATACGTCTTCTTCCGTGATCCTTTACAAAGGGAACGTCGTTTTCCGGAGTCCGAATAGTAAAGGGATATGGGATGGAAAGGGAAATGACTATTGCACTTCCATTTTCTCATTAttagtgtttttattttttaattttcatttgatttattcaatttaaacgTCAAAAATAAACAAGAGTACATGAGGAGAATAATAGAGTGCACAAACCATTCCCTGATTACAAAGACCTAAACATTCCCAGCCTAATCCTATCATCACCTAGCatagaagaaaaggaaacaagGGAGTTGAAAGCTATGAAGATCCGGAGTGGGCTTTGTCGGCCCTAGTTAACAAGATGATCAGCAGCTTTGTGGATCGAGCAAAATATTGGACACAAGCAAGGCTTATAGGTTgagtttgaaaaattaatttaattatggagGAGGGGTAGAGTATTGGTGCGTGCATATAATTAAGGAGGGGGTAGGGTGTTGGGTGTGTAATATTCacatctctttttacttctcacgcaacccttattaatttctgtcatttgattttcttcaattcattgatctgacggttgaaaattaagagggtgtgtaagaagtaaaaattcCACAAATCCcataattaaaactaaaaactccAAGCTGAAAATGATTATAAGTAGTTTTCTTTTTCGGGTGTCGTTTAACTTGGTTTCATACGTTTAGGGTTGTAATCAGCTCGACCAATTCAAGTTCGACTCGTGTTTAGGTTGTT
This window of the Malus domestica chromosome 03, GDT2T_hap1 genome carries:
- the LOC114823983 gene encoding uncharacterized protein, coding for MDGSELGGGFLSGPSGGILDLESPVPRRQEMQLGHQLLGHQQHHMNVMGGVAGDRHPIGLVEVKGSIPKVGSIIGKGKVVASFNANNGYNLSDEDEQNYTDDESIEGAKGKKGCPWQRMKWTDNVVRLLIDVVACVGDDGSVEGGEGLKRKSGILQKKGKWKTVSKLMISKGCHVSPQQCEDKFNDLNKRYKRLNDNLGRGTSCRVVENPALMDAMPHLSAKLKDDVRKILSSKHLFYKEMCAYHNGQRTPDCQDLDHHGYSLPLGRCSKDDNGSAEEEAEENHDSEDDELDNEDDNDANNDRERMRKMGEMKRAREEDGHLWPQYVLLDSFQVEMGEIFQDPMKSLWERRDWIKKQKQQLQEQRVSFQAEALEIEKQRYKWLRYCSKKDRELERLRLENERMKLENERRVLQLRQKELEIDLRRSEASLEPSSLGLGRDHIDLGRH
- the LOC114823982 gene encoding protein TIC 20-v, chloroplastic, which produces MTQSPRHLSLLLFPFHPKTQTFHFICSEEMAMSSLLSPTTPLTVTLSHSKPLLRLHSPFLFSLNHHHSILTKHTNKIKPRRPLTTTQSKGTDDSVDAPDRLISAVCYFYPFFDGIQYGKYVITQFTAIQTLIQPLIPAIRVFKSFPFNGFLVFLTLYFGVVRNSNFSRYVRFNTMQVIVLDVLLIFPDLLERSFNPKDGLGLDVLMSLDSTVFLFLLVCLVYGSASCVLGQVPRLPIVAEAAERQVP